The segment GTTTCCAGCAGCTCGGTGCGCTCCACCGCGACGACCGCATCGAGGCCATCGGGCAGGCGCGCACCGGTCATGATTTCCCAGGCACCGCCGCTGGCATCGCGCGGTGCATCGCCGGCGGCCTGCGAACCGAGCACGCGGTGCTCGCTGCCCGGCTCCAGCGGTTCCGGCGCCGCCAGGGCGTAGCCATCCATCGCGGCATGGTCGAAGCCGGGCAAGGCGATCGGGCTGCGCACCGTAGCGGCCAGCACGCGGCCACTGCACGCGACCACGCGGCACGACTCGACCGGCAGCTGCGACACCGCCGCCAGCAGACGCTCGATGGCTTGGTGATAGCGGATCACCGCGGCGGCCCCGGCACCGCTGTCATGACACCGCCGGATCGACCAGCGCAGCGACGCCGCCGGCCAGCGACCACGCATCCACACCCTGCTCGCGCAGCAGCCGGGTGGCGTGTGCGCTGCGCCGTCCGCTGGCGCAGACCAGCAGCACCGGACGCTCCAGGTGCCGCAGCGTGTCGGCGGAGATCGCGCCCGAAGGCATCCGCAACGAAGTCACGTGCAGCGGCACCGCGTCGATCTCGTCCGGTTCGCGCACGTCGACGATGGCGTAGCCGGCCTGCACGGCTGCGTCGAGCCGGTCGAAATGCCGCTCCAGTTCACCTTCGGCATGCGCCCGTTCCAGCGCGCGCCGCGCTACCGCGACACAGCCGCCGTGCAGCGCGCAGCCCTGGCCGGCGTCGATCGGCAGCCGCTGGCTGGTGCCGTCGAGCAGGTTGACCAGTTGCAGCGCGTGGTCGGCCGGTTGCGGCAGGCCTAGCAGCAGTTTCAGTGCCTCCATCGCCTGCATGGTGCCGAGCACGCCCGGCACCGGGCCGAGCACGCCGGACTCGACGCAGCTGCCGGCCAGCGCCGGCGCCGGCGGATCCGGCCACAGGCAGCGCAGGCAGGGTTCGCCCGGCTCGGCGGTCACCACCTGCAGCTGGCCCTCGTACTGGTACACGCTGGCCAGCACCAGCGGCGTCGAGGTGAGTACCGCCGCGTCGTTGGCGAGGTAGCGGCTGGCCAGGTCGTCGGTGCACTCGACCACCAGGTCGTACTGCGCGAACACCTCGGCGACGTCGCCGGCATGCAGCGGCTGCTCGTAGGTGACGACCTCGACCGTGGGGTTGAGCCGGGCCACCCGTCGCGCCGCAAGATCGACCTTGCGCTGGCCGATGTCGCGTGCGTCGTACATCACCTGCCGGTGCAGGTTGCTGGCATCGAGCACGTCGCCGTCGACGATGCCCAGCGTGCCCACGCCGGCGCCGGCCAGGTAGCTGATCACCGGCACGCCGAGGCCACCGGCGCCGATTACCAGCACGCGGGCGTCGGCCAGCTTGCGCTGGCCGCCCTCGCCCACCTCGCGCAGGCGGACCTGACGCGAATAGTCCGGCGCGAAGGTCTTTTGCTCGTCACCCCAGCGAACGCTGGGGTCCAGCGACTCCCGGGTAACGGCTTGCAGGCACTGGGTCCCAGCTTTCGCTGGGACGACGGCATGAGGGTGGTGGTGGTGACCGTGCGTGTGCGGCGGCTCCAGCTCGTGCGCCCGCTCGGTGTGCGAGCAGGCCACCCAGGCGTGATCGCCCTCGAGGTAGTGCTCCTTCTTCCAGATCGGCAGGCGGTGCTTGATCTCGTCGATGATGTAGCGGCAGGCGCGGAACGCCTCGTCGCGATGCGGGGCGGAGACGCCGATCCATACGGCGAGGTCGCCGATGGCCAGGTTGCCGACGCGATGCACCGCGCTGGCCGCCAGCACACCATAGCGCTCGGTGGCCTCGGCCAGGATGCGCTCGCCCTCGGCGATCGCCAGCTCGGTGTAGGCCTCGTACTCCAGCCCACTGACTTCGCGCCCCTCGTTGTTGTTGCGCACCCAGCCCTCGAATGCGCAGAAGCCGCCGCTGCCCGGGTGCTTCAGCGCCTCGCGCTGGGCGGCCAGGTCGACCGGCGCGGCGGTGAGCTCGAAACGGTTCATCCGCCAGCCACCGGCGGGATGAAGACCACCGTGTCGCCTTCGGCGAGCAGGCGGTTCCAGTCGGAGAACTGCGTGTTCACCGCCACCTTCAATGCATCGACAGGCAGCGAAAAGCCGTGCCGTGCCTGCAATTCGGCGTACAGGTCACGCAGCGTGGACGCGGAGGTACTCACCTGTTCGCTGCTGGCGCCGGCCTGCTCGCGCAGCTGCGCGTAGTACTGCAGGGTCACGCGGGTCACGACTGCCGCTCCAGTTGGTGTTGCATCCGTACGAATTCCTCGGGGGTGTTGACGTTGTCCAGCGCCGCACCCGGTGCCGGCAACAACAGGATGTCGCCCTGGATCAGCGCCTTGCGCGGGCAGTAGCTGCCGCTGTCGTAGCGCTGCTTCAGCCGGGCGTGGCTGGCCGGCTCCCAGATCGCGCACAGCGGTTCGGGCAGCTCGTCGAAGCGGCTGGTGAAGGCGGTGGCTTCCTTCGACGGATCGCGCTGGGTCAGCAAGCTGCGCAGGGTGGCTTCGTCCAGCCGCGGCAGGTCGCAGGCGATCACCAGCCAGGCGGCGTCGGGATGGGCGTCCTGGGCGGAGAGGATGCCGGCGACCGGGCCGACCGCATCGTAGGTATCGACCAGTTGCGGCAGGCCCGCGCGCAGCGGATCGTCGCGCTGCGTCTCGCGCACCGAGACGAAGGCCCGGTCGGTCACAGCGCTGAGGGCGCGCCAGGCGCGCAGCAGCTGCGGTTCGCCGGCGTAGGTGAGTTGCGCCTTGTCGCGCTGCATGCGCTGGCTGGCGCCGCCGGAGAGCAGCAGGCCGTAGACCGGGGCGGCGCTCATGCCGGTTCCCCGCGGTAGTCGAGGTCGCTCTTGCCGCCGGTCTTGCGCAGCAGGCGCAGCTCGCGGATGACGATGTCGTGCGACATCGCCTTGCACATGTCGTACAGGGTGAGCGCGGCGACGCTGGCGCCGGTGAGCGCCTCCATCTCCACCCCGGTGCGGCCTTCGCAGGACACGGTGCAGACGATGCGCGCCACGGTGCCGTCCATCGCGATGTCGATGTGGCACTTGTCCAGCGCCAGCGGGTGGCACAGCGGGATCAGCTGCGAAGTCGCCTTGGCACCCATCACGCCGGCCAGGTTGGCCACGGTGAGCACGGCGCCTTTCGGCGTGACGTAGCCGGCGCCGTGCAGCTGCGCGGCGACCTCGGCCGGAAACACTACTTCGGCCTGGGCCCGGGCGGTGCGGCGGGTCACCGCCTTGCCGCCCACGTCGACCATCTGCGGTCGCTGGGCATCGTCGAGGTGAGAGAGCTTGCGGGTGGTCATGGGGTTCCGTCGGGCGGCTCAGCCGCCGATGTAGTGCATTTCGATCTTCGGGCGCGAGCGCTGGCGGCGTTCCTCGCGTTCCTCGCTGTAGCGGTCCGCGCGCTGCAACCACACCTGGCGCAACCGCTCGCGCAGCACGTCGTCGCTGCTGCCGTCGCGCAGCGGCGCGCGCAGGTCGGTGCCCTGCACCGCGAACAGGCAGGTGTAGAGCGTGCCGTCGGACGACAGCCGGGCGCGCGAACAGCCGCCGCAGAACGGCTGGCTGACCGAGGAGATCGTGCCGATCTCACCCTGCCCGTCGCGGAAGCGGAAGCGCGTGGCGACCTCGCCCGGATACTTCGCCGGCAGCGCGTCCAGCGGCCAGCGCGCATCGATGGCGGCGATCAGCTCGGCCGAGGGCACCACCGCCTCGCGGTTCCAGTCGTTGCGGTTGCCCACATCCATGTACTCGATCAGCCGCGGCACGATGCCGGTGCCGCGGAAGCGTCCGATCACATCGAGCACGCTATGTTCGTTGACGCCCCGCTGCACCACGGTGTTGAGCTTGACGCCCTGCGGGAAGCCGGCGGCCTGCGCCGCCTCGATGCCGGCCAGCACCTCGTCCAGCGCCCCGCGGCCGCCGCTCATGCGGTGGAACAGTGCGGGGTCGAGCGTGTCCAGGCTCACCGTGACGCGGTCCAGCCCGGCCGCGCGCAGGTCGCGCGCGTGGCGCGTCAGCAGCACGCCGTTGGTGGTCATCGCCAGGTCGGTGATGCCGGGAATAACGCGCAACCGCGCCACCAGCTCGGCCAGCTTCGGCCGCAGCAGCGGCTCGCCGCCGGTCAGACGCAGCTTGCTCACACCCAGATCGCCGGCCAGCCGGGCGATGCGTTCGATCTCGTCGAAGCTCAGCCGCTCGTCGTTGCCGAGGAAGCGGTAGTGCTCGCCGTAGGTCGACTCCGGCATGCAGTACGGACAGCGGAAATTGCAGCGGTCCATCACCGAGATGCGCAGGTCGTGCAGCGGCCGGCCACGGGTGTCCCGCGGCGGCGCCTCGGCAGCGATCTCGGTATGGGCGTGCGGATCGGTCATGTCACCAGCGATACAGGGGGGCTACGGTGCCGGCCGCGGCCGGGGTGCCGGAGGGGGGTAGCTCGATCACGCCATCGGTGTGCGGCAAGCCGGAGAAGTCCCCGGAGGTCGGCGCCGGCACCGGTACGGCCAGCGTGCGACCGGCCCCGTCATGGTGCACACGCACAGGTATGAAGCAGGTGAGCGTCGGACTCGTGTTTGCCGGCGCGGCCAGCACCACCGGCTCGCCGCCAACGCCCGGCAGGCCCACCGCCTGCTCCAGCGCGGGCAGCAGGTAGCGCACGGCGCAGACCAGTGCCGACACCGGATTGCCGGGCAGCGCGAACACGATCTGCCGCTGCGGCCCGATCCCGAACCACATCGGCTTGCCCGGCCGCTGGGCGATGCGGTGCAACACCTGGGTCACCCCCAGCTCGCGCAACGCCGCGGGCACGAAGTCGCGCTGGCCGACCGACACCCCGCCGGACAGCACCAGCACCTGGCGGCTGGCCAGCAGGCCGGCCAGCGTCTGCGTGGTGGCGGCCAGATCGTCGGGCACGCGGGTCAGCAACACGTCGTCAAAGCCGCGACCGTGCAGCGCCGCGGCCAAAGCGCGGTCGTTGGAGCGGCGGATCTGCCCCTCGGCCAGCGGCCGCTGGTCGACCTCGGCCAGTTCGTCGCCGGTGGCGACGATGGCCACCGCCGGCATCCGCGCCACCTCGACCCGATCCAGGCCGTTGGCCGCGAGTACCGCCAGCTCGGGCGCCCGCAGCCGCATGCCGGGAGCGAGCAGCTCGTCACCCTGCCGGCAATCCGAGCCCCTGGGATGAATGAACTGGCGCAGCTGCGGCTGCCAGTCGGCGACCAGTTCCACCCGGTCGCTGTCGCGCCGGCATTGCTCGACCGGCACCACACAGTCGCAGCCGGCCGGCAACACCGCACCGGTGGTCACCTCGATGCAGCCGGACGGGTCGTCCAGCGACTGCCCGTGCATCCCGGCCAGCTGGCGTCCCCGCACGGTGAATGT is part of the Dyella thiooxydans genome and harbors:
- a CDS encoding ThiF family adenylyltransferase, yielding MNRFELTAAPVDLAAQREALKHPGSGGFCAFEGWVRNNNEGREVSGLEYEAYTELAIAEGERILAEATERYGVLAASAVHRVGNLAIGDLAVWIGVSAPHRDEAFRACRYIIDEIKHRLPIWKKEHYLEGDHAWVACSHTERAHELEPPHTHGHHHHPHAVVPAKAGTQCLQAVTRESLDPSVRWGDEQKTFAPDYSRQVRLREVGEGGQRKLADARVLVIGAGGLGVPVISYLAGAGVGTLGIVDGDVLDASNLHRQVMYDARDIGQRKVDLAARRVARLNPTVEVVTYEQPLHAGDVAEVFAQYDLVVECTDDLASRYLANDAAVLTSTPLVLASVYQYEGQLQVVTAEPGEPCLRCLWPDPPAPALAGSCVESGVLGPVPGVLGTMQAMEALKLLLGLPQPADHALQLVNLLDGTSQRLPIDAGQGCALHGGCVAVARRALERAHAEGELERHFDRLDAAVQAGYAIVDVREPDEIDAVPLHVTSLRMPSGAISADTLRHLERPVLLVCASGRRSAHATRLLREQGVDAWSLAGGVAALVDPAVS
- the moaA gene encoding GTP 3',8-cyclase MoaA produces the protein MTDPHAHTEIAAEAPPRDTRGRPLHDLRISVMDRCNFRCPYCMPESTYGEHYRFLGNDERLSFDEIERIARLAGDLGVSKLRLTGGEPLLRPKLAELVARLRVIPGITDLAMTTNGVLLTRHARDLRAAGLDRVTVSLDTLDPALFHRMSGGRGALDEVLAGIEAAQAAGFPQGVKLNTVVQRGVNEHSVLDVIGRFRGTGIVPRLIEYMDVGNRNDWNREAVVPSAELIAAIDARWPLDALPAKYPGEVATRFRFRDGQGEIGTISSVSQPFCGGCSRARLSSDGTLYTCLFAVQGTDLRAPLRDGSSDDVLRERLRQVWLQRADRYSEEREERRQRSRPKIEMHYIGG
- a CDS encoding NTP transferase domain-containing protein; the encoded protein is MSAAPVYGLLLSGGASQRMQRDKAQLTYAGEPQLLRAWRALSAVTDRAFVSVRETQRDDPLRAGLPQLVDTYDAVGPVAGILSAQDAHPDAAWLVIACDLPRLDEATLRSLLTQRDPSKEATAFTSRFDELPEPLCAIWEPASHARLKQRYDSGSYCPRKALIQGDILLLPAPGAALDNVNTPEEFVRMQHQLERQS
- a CDS encoding molybdopterin molybdotransferase MoeA, encoding MSELIPVHEAEQRIRSSLPSFGTEQVPIDRAAGRVLRQAVRAECDQPPFDRVMMDGIAIALGDGSRRTFTVRGRQLAGMHGQSLDDPSGCIEVTTGAVLPAGCDCVVPVEQCRRDSDRVELVADWQPQLRQFIHPRGSDCRQGDELLAPGMRLRAPELAVLAANGLDRVEVARMPAVAIVATGDELAEVDQRPLAEGQIRRSNDRALAAALHGRGFDDVLLTRVPDDLAATTQTLAGLLASRQVLVLSGGVSVGQRDFVPAALRELGVTQVLHRIAQRPGKPMWFGIGPQRQIVFALPGNPVSALVCAVRYLLPALEQAVGLPGVGGEPVVLAAPANTSPTLTCFIPVRVHHDGAGRTLAVPVPAPTSGDFSGLPHTDGVIELPPSGTPAAAGTVAPLYRW
- a CDS encoding MoaD/ThiS family protein; amino-acid sequence: MTRVTLQYYAQLREQAGASSEQVSTSASTLRDLYAELQARHGFSLPVDALKVAVNTQFSDWNRLLAEGDTVVFIPPVAGG
- the moaC gene encoding cyclic pyranopterin monophosphate synthase MoaC; translation: MTTRKLSHLDDAQRPQMVDVGGKAVTRRTARAQAEVVFPAEVAAQLHGAGYVTPKGAVLTVANLAGVMGAKATSQLIPLCHPLALDKCHIDIAMDGTVARIVCTVSCEGRTGVEMEALTGASVAALTLYDMCKAMSHDIVIRELRLLRKTGGKSDLDYRGEPA